From the genome of Hydrogenophilus thermoluteolus, one region includes:
- a CDS encoding ParA family protein: protein MERFVIFNQKGGVGKSTLAVNLAAIAAAQGHRTLLIDLDPQGNATLYALGAIESPKPTLADYFDQTLNFRLNPWPSEAFAHPTRWSNLAVAASDPELEALLPKLESRYKIFKLRDLLDQLAPAFDRVYLDTPPALNFLTRSALIAGHHCLIPYDCDDFSRRALLQLAETVAEIRIDHNPRLAILGIVVNQYQTRAGVTQRAVAQLAESGLPVLEPFLTSSVVVKTSHERREPLIAFAPKHPLTQKMVALFAAIEARVPQS, encoded by the coding sequence ATGGAGCGGTTCGTCATCTTCAACCAAAAAGGGGGCGTAGGCAAATCGACGCTTGCGGTCAATTTGGCGGCAATCGCTGCGGCACAAGGGCATCGCACCTTGTTGATCGACCTCGACCCGCAGGGCAACGCCACGCTCTACGCGCTGGGTGCCATTGAGTCGCCCAAACCCACGCTTGCCGATTACTTCGATCAAACGCTCAATTTTCGCCTCAACCCCTGGCCCAGCGAAGCGTTCGCCCACCCCACTCGGTGGTCCAACCTGGCGGTTGCCGCCAGCGATCCCGAACTGGAAGCGCTCCTGCCCAAGCTGGAGAGCCGCTACAAAATCTTCAAACTCCGTGACCTTTTGGATCAGTTGGCGCCGGCATTCGATCGCGTCTATCTCGACACGCCGCCTGCCCTCAATTTCCTGACCCGCTCTGCGCTCATCGCAGGCCACCACTGCCTGATCCCCTATGACTGCGACGATTTTTCGCGCCGGGCGCTGCTGCAACTCGCGGAAACGGTAGCGGAAATCCGGATCGACCACAACCCGCGCTTGGCCATCTTGGGCATCGTCGTCAACCAGTACCAAACGCGGGCCGGGGTGACGCAACGCGCCGTGGCGCAGCTTGCCGAATCGGGATTGCCGGTATTGGAACCCTTCTTGACTTCGTCGGTGGTGGTGAAAACGTCCCACGAACGGCGCGAACCCCTGATCGCTTTTGCCCCGAAACACCCCTTGACGCAAAAAATGGTTGCGCTCTTCGCCGCGATCGAAGCCCGCGTTCCCCAGTCGTAA
- a CDS encoding UvrD-helicase domain-containing protein: MTDGVLDRLDPQQRRAVTLPPGHALVLAGAGSGKTRVLTHRIAWLIEREGVDPGAILAVTFTNKAAREMRERLAQLVVPAAVDGQRGVWLGTFHSIAHRLLRRHATEAGLPTAFQILDAADQLALVKRLLKRLAVPEAMVAPRELVGFINAHKERGERPEELAPQGARGQLFLTLWQEYEAACAREGVVDFAELLLRALELLHRNETLRAHYRQRFQHVLVDEFQDTNPLQYRWLQQLACDVATGEVGAWLFCVGDDDQAIYGFRGAMSALLARFQQEYQAELVRLERNYRSAGNILAAANAIIANNASRLGKKLVTDRGEGEPIRTFEAMDEGQEAQFVVDEIGALIRDGWSADEIAVLYRTNAMSRVFEHHLLAAGIPYRVYGGVRFFDRAEIKHAIAYLRLLVLPDDTNALLRVINVPARGIGAKTVEQLLAAAESEGHWEAAVNKLGGRGGAAVQRFAALIDELRDATATLPLPDAIALVIEKSGLQALFAEEATRDRAAREERLENLAALVDAGHEFVTEMAREGITATGHEMLTLFLQHAALESGEMQAGSHERAVRLMTVHAAKGLEFGAVFLVGLEDGVFPHENALPNFGGDGAGLEEERRLMYVAVTRAKERLYLSWAASRFWHGASRYRPVSRFVTEIPETLLLPLSGRKPRAPGWDAESSAASSPPSAHTSGDRPGSSWQPGQAVRHPKFGEGVILQVEGSGVHQQATVRFGPSVGVKRLLLSVAKLEAL, from the coding sequence ATGACCGACGGTGTGCTCGACCGCCTGGATCCTCAACAGCGGCGTGCGGTGACCCTGCCGCCTGGCCATGCGCTGGTATTGGCTGGCGCCGGCTCGGGAAAGACGCGCGTGTTGACCCACCGGATTGCGTGGTTGATCGAGCGGGAAGGGGTCGATCCGGGTGCGATTCTGGCAGTCACCTTCACCAACAAGGCGGCGCGGGAGATGCGCGAGCGGTTGGCACAATTGGTGGTGCCAGCAGCGGTGGATGGGCAGCGGGGTGTTTGGTTGGGGACGTTTCACAGCATCGCGCACCGTCTGTTGCGCCGTCATGCCACCGAAGCCGGGTTGCCGACGGCGTTCCAGATTCTGGATGCGGCCGACCAGTTGGCGTTGGTGAAACGGCTGCTCAAGCGTTTGGCGGTCCCAGAAGCGATGGTGGCGCCGCGCGAACTCGTCGGGTTCATCAACGCCCACAAAGAACGCGGGGAGCGACCGGAGGAGCTCGCGCCACAAGGCGCGCGCGGGCAATTGTTCCTCACCTTGTGGCAGGAGTACGAAGCCGCGTGCGCGCGCGAAGGGGTGGTCGATTTCGCCGAATTGCTCTTGCGGGCGCTCGAACTGCTGCACCGCAACGAAACCTTGCGGGCGCACTATCGCCAACGTTTCCAGCACGTCTTGGTCGATGAGTTCCAGGACACCAACCCGTTGCAATACCGTTGGTTGCAACAGTTGGCATGCGATGTCGCTACCGGTGAGGTGGGGGCGTGGCTCTTCTGCGTCGGGGACGACGATCAGGCGATCTACGGCTTTCGCGGCGCGATGAGCGCGTTGCTGGCGCGCTTTCAGCAAGAATACCAAGCGGAGCTCGTGCGGCTCGAACGCAACTACCGTTCGGCGGGCAACATTCTGGCTGCAGCGAACGCCATCATCGCCAACAACGCGAGCCGGTTGGGGAAAAAACTCGTGACCGATCGCGGCGAAGGGGAGCCGATCCGCACCTTCGAGGCGATGGACGAAGGGCAAGAGGCGCAATTTGTCGTCGATGAAATCGGCGCACTGATTCGCGACGGCTGGAGTGCCGACGAGATTGCGGTGCTCTACCGCACGAATGCGATGTCGCGCGTTTTCGAGCATCACCTCTTGGCTGCGGGGATTCCGTATCGTGTCTATGGGGGGGTGCGTTTTTTCGACCGCGCGGAGATCAAACACGCGATCGCCTATTTGCGTCTTCTGGTGTTGCCGGACGACACCAATGCGCTCTTGCGGGTGATCAACGTGCCGGCACGGGGTATCGGGGCGAAAACGGTCGAACAGTTGCTCGCTGCGGCTGAGAGCGAAGGGCATTGGGAGGCCGCGGTGAATAAGCTTGGTGGTCGCGGCGGCGCGGCTGTCCAGCGCTTTGCGGCGCTCATCGACGAGCTGCGCGATGCCACCGCGACGTTGCCGCTTCCGGATGCGATCGCGCTCGTGATCGAAAAGAGCGGCTTACAGGCCCTTTTTGCCGAAGAAGCTACGCGTGATCGCGCAGCGCGCGAAGAGCGGCTGGAGAACCTGGCGGCGCTCGTTGATGCGGGCCACGAATTCGTCACCGAGATGGCGCGCGAAGGCATCACGGCGACCGGGCACGAGATGCTCACCCTGTTTCTTCAGCACGCCGCGCTCGAATCGGGGGAAATGCAAGCAGGGAGTCACGAGCGCGCGGTGCGTCTGATGACGGTGCATGCCGCGAAAGGGCTGGAGTTCGGCGCTGTTTTTTTGGTCGGGTTGGAAGATGGGGTATTCCCTCACGAAAATGCGCTCCCCAATTTTGGCGGCGACGGTGCCGGCCTGGAAGAGGAGCGGCGGTTGATGTACGTAGCGGTCACTCGTGCCAAAGAGCGGCTCTATTTGAGTTGGGCGGCAAGCCGGTTTTGGCATGGCGCAAGTCGTTACCGCCCGGTTTCCCGTTTCGTTACCGAGATTCCCGAAACGCTGTTGTTGCCGCTTTCGGGGCGCAAGCCGCGTGCGCCGGGATGGGACGCCGAGTCGAGCGCGGCGTCTTCCCCGCCATCTGCGCACACGTCGGGTGATCGGCCCGGTTCCTCGTGGCAGCCAGGACAAGCGGTTCGTCATCCCAAGTTTGGCGAAGGGGTGATTCTTCAAGTGGAAGGCAGCGGTGTGCACCAACAGGCAACGGTTCGTTTCGGCCCTAGTGTCGGGGTCAAACGGTTGCTCTTGAGCGTGGCGAAGCTCGAAGCGTTGTAA
- the leuS gene encoding leucine--tRNA ligase: protein MKEKYDAFSIEQTVQNEWEATQPFAVAEDPNRPKFYCLSMFPYPSGKLHMGHVRNYTIGDVLARAKRMQGFNVLQPMGWDAFGMPAENAALQNGVPPAQWTYSNIAYMKGQLKRLGFAIDWQRELTTCRPEYYRWEQWLFKRLYQKRLIYRKMGWVNWDPVDQTVLANEQVIDGRGWRSGALVEKREIPMYYMRITAYAEELLQGLETLPGWPEQVKRMQANWIGKSVGAEVRFPYDEDSIGESGVLTVFTTRPDTLMGATYVAVAAEHPLATKAAQNDPQLAEFIAECRRGSVAEADLATMEKKGMPTPYFVRHPLTGEKLPVWVANYVLMAYGEGAVMAVPAHDERDYAFAQKYRLPIRQVIRPDGFTGTIDGRGPWEETFAAKGTLVDSGPFTGLTSEQAFDAIIAALAEKGLGQQRVQYRLRDWGISRQRYWGCPIPVIHCDHCGEVLVPDEQLPVVLPESVEITGRGSPLAELADWVNVPCPECGRPARRETDTMDTFVESSWYFLRYCCPDNDQAMVDDRVKYWMPVDQYIGGIEHAILHLLYSRFFTRAMRDLGLIPFSEPFTNLLTQGMVVAETFYREDPTTGKKTWINPADVILERDSKGRPISAVHRVDGKPVTIGGIEKMSKSKNNGVDPQALIDQYGADTARFFIIFAAPPEAQLEWSDAGVEGAHRFLRRVWAFGVRYRNEIAPQLPTTAEARSSALRQLAAPLAAARRELHLILEQANRDLAKLQFNTVAAATMKMLNLLERLPDGDATERAALAHEGFSILLRVLAPITPHVTEILWRECGFGTSLLDAPWPEVDSDALTVAEIELVLQINGKTRGKVTVPSDAAETTIRERTLAHELVQAALDGKEPRRVIIVPGRLVNVVV, encoded by the coding sequence ATGAAAGAGAAGTACGACGCCTTTTCGATCGAACAGACCGTCCAAAACGAGTGGGAAGCCACGCAACCCTTCGCGGTGGCCGAAGACCCCAACCGCCCGAAGTTCTACTGCCTCTCGATGTTCCCCTACCCCTCCGGCAAACTCCACATGGGACATGTGCGCAACTACACGATCGGCGACGTCCTGGCCCGAGCCAAACGGATGCAAGGGTTCAACGTGCTCCAACCGATGGGGTGGGACGCATTTGGGATGCCCGCGGAAAATGCCGCGCTTCAAAACGGCGTACCCCCCGCGCAATGGACCTACAGCAACATCGCCTATATGAAGGGGCAATTGAAACGGTTGGGTTTTGCGATCGACTGGCAACGCGAACTCACCACCTGCCGTCCCGAATACTATCGGTGGGAGCAGTGGCTCTTCAAACGGCTCTACCAGAAGCGGTTGATCTACCGCAAGATGGGTTGGGTCAATTGGGACCCGGTCGACCAGACGGTGCTCGCGAACGAACAGGTGATCGACGGCCGCGGGTGGCGCAGCGGTGCGCTCGTGGAAAAGCGCGAAATTCCCATGTACTACATGCGCATCACCGCGTACGCCGAAGAACTGCTGCAAGGGCTCGAAACGCTCCCCGGTTGGCCGGAACAAGTCAAACGGATGCAAGCGAACTGGATCGGCAAGAGCGTTGGCGCCGAGGTTCGGTTCCCCTACGACGAAGACTCGATCGGCGAAAGCGGTGTGCTCACTGTCTTCACCACCCGTCCAGACACCTTGATGGGCGCCACCTACGTCGCGGTCGCGGCCGAGCATCCGCTCGCGACGAAAGCCGCGCAAAACGACCCGCAATTGGCCGAATTCATTGCCGAATGCCGCCGGGGGTCGGTCGCCGAGGCCGACCTCGCGACCATGGAAAAGAAAGGGATGCCCACCCCCTATTTCGTGCGTCACCCCCTCACGGGCGAAAAACTCCCCGTCTGGGTTGCGAATTACGTCTTGATGGCGTACGGCGAAGGGGCGGTGATGGCGGTGCCCGCGCACGACGAACGCGATTACGCCTTCGCGCAAAAATATCGTCTGCCGATTCGCCAAGTCATTCGTCCCGACGGCTTCACCGGCACGATCGACGGCAGAGGCCCATGGGAAGAGACCTTTGCGGCCAAAGGGACACTGGTCGACTCCGGCCCCTTCACCGGGCTCACGTCGGAGCAAGCGTTCGACGCCATCATCGCCGCGCTCGCGGAAAAAGGGCTGGGTCAGCAGCGGGTCCAATATCGCTTGCGCGATTGGGGGATCTCACGCCAACGCTACTGGGGTTGCCCAATTCCGGTGATTCACTGCGACCACTGCGGTGAGGTACTCGTCCCCGACGAACAACTCCCCGTCGTTCTGCCCGAATCGGTCGAGATCACCGGTCGCGGCTCACCGCTAGCTGAACTCGCCGACTGGGTCAACGTCCCCTGCCCCGAATGCGGGCGACCCGCACGGCGGGAAACCGACACGATGGACACCTTCGTCGAATCGAGTTGGTATTTCCTGCGTTACTGTTGTCCCGACAACGACCAGGCGATGGTCGACGACCGGGTCAAGTACTGGATGCCCGTCGACCAATACATCGGCGGAATCGAGCACGCGATCCTGCACCTACTCTATTCTCGCTTCTTCACCCGTGCGATGCGGGACCTCGGGCTCATCCCCTTTTCGGAACCCTTCACCAACCTCTTGACACAGGGGATGGTCGTTGCCGAAACCTTCTACCGCGAAGACCCGACAACCGGCAAAAAAACCTGGATCAATCCGGCCGACGTGATCCTGGAACGCGACAGCAAAGGTCGACCGATCTCCGCGGTACACCGCGTCGATGGCAAACCGGTCACCATCGGCGGCATCGAGAAGATGTCGAAGTCCAAAAACAACGGTGTCGACCCACAAGCCCTCATCGACCAATACGGCGCCGACACCGCGCGCTTCTTCATCATCTTCGCCGCGCCGCCGGAAGCGCAGCTCGAATGGTCCGATGCGGGCGTCGAAGGGGCACATCGCTTCTTGCGCCGTGTTTGGGCGTTCGGCGTTCGCTACCGCAACGAAATCGCGCCCCAGCTTCCCACGACCGCTGAGGCGCGCAGCTCGGCGCTGCGGCAACTTGCCGCGCCCCTGGCTGCGGCACGGCGCGAATTGCACCTCATCCTGGAACAGGCGAACCGTGACCTGGCGAAACTCCAATTCAATACCGTCGCAGCCGCGACGATGAAAATGCTCAACCTGCTCGAGCGCCTGCCCGATGGTGACGCAACCGAACGCGCGGCGCTCGCGCACGAAGGGTTCTCGATTCTCCTCAGAGTGCTCGCACCGATCACCCCGCACGTCACCGAGATCCTGTGGCGCGAATGCGGCTTCGGCACATCGCTGCTCGACGCCCCGTGGCCCGAAGTCGATTCCGACGCGCTCACGGTCGCCGAAATCGAACTGGTTTTGCAAATCAACGGCAAGACTCGCGGCAAAGTCACTGTCCCGTCCGACGCCGCCGAAACCACGATTCGCGAACGCACGCTGGCGCACGAACTCGTTCAGGCGGCACTCGATGGGAAGGAGCCGCGGCGTGTGATCATCGTTCCGGGAAGGCTCGTCAATGTCGTCGTTTGA
- a CDS encoding LPS-assembly lipoprotein LptE produces MSSFETQRRRVLTGVALVPALLLAACGFRPRHYVGLAQRTLHFRFDRAAALEPLVHEMLAGTPATVVTDPKAADATVVLGPLEEAREIIALSASGTVREYALRSVLTVRLVDRAGEERLPPTRLVAERDYSYDDSRIAARAEEEQVILTDMRRELLRRALLLVDRRLVARP; encoded by the coding sequence ATGTCGTCGTTTGAGACCCAGCGCCGCCGCGTATTGACCGGCGTCGCGCTCGTGCCGGCGCTTCTTCTCGCTGCGTGCGGTTTTCGCCCTCGTCATTACGTGGGGTTGGCGCAGCGCACGCTCCACTTCCGTTTCGACCGTGCCGCAGCACTCGAACCGCTCGTTCACGAGATGCTCGCGGGCACACCGGCAACGGTGGTCACGGACCCCAAAGCCGCGGACGCGACGGTCGTTTTGGGGCCGCTCGAAGAAGCGCGGGAGATCATCGCGCTCTCTGCCAGCGGGACGGTTCGCGAATACGCGTTGCGCAGCGTCCTGACCGTTCGCCTCGTCGACCGCGCAGGCGAAGAGCGGCTGCCGCCAACCCGCCTCGTTGCCGAACGGGACTACAGCTACGACGACAGCCGCATCGCGGCCCGCGCTGAAGAGGAGCAGGTGATTCTCACCGACATGCGGCGCGAACTCCTCAGGCGTGCCCTCTTGCTCGTCGACCGTCGGCTTGTGGCGCGACCATGA
- the holA gene encoding DNA polymerase III subunit delta: MKYPAARLPQLLTRSPFPPLWAVTGDEPLLIEEAADAIRTHAKAAGFTARERVVIDKGDALTTLTLATESLSLFAESRLLELRFLVPPQGKEAPLWFAALCDRPPEATVTLLILPPLDWATKKTRWYQTLEKGAILVETQAPSRTQLPQWWAERLHAQGQHASRELLAYLAECSEGNLLAAKQQLVLLALLFPPGPLPEAEVRAAVAEVARFDPFELRLAVLTRNATRAARLITALRDEGVAEALVLWALAAGVRALARASEAADPRAVDAIAKSEKLFSPVEKQALRSATRLESAQCHQWLRRVAQLDRIAKGVEAGDFWCEAERLALALNPATRTSADFSVTWSTL, from the coding sequence ATGAAATATCCCGCTGCCCGCCTGCCACAGCTCTTGACCCGCAGCCCGTTTCCCCCACTCTGGGCGGTGACGGGCGATGAGCCGCTCCTCATCGAAGAGGCCGCCGACGCGATTCGCACGCACGCCAAAGCAGCCGGGTTCACGGCGCGGGAACGGGTCGTCATCGACAAAGGGGATGCGCTCACCACGCTCACACTCGCAACCGAGAGCCTCTCGCTCTTCGCCGAATCGCGTTTGCTGGAACTCCGCTTCCTGGTCCCCCCGCAGGGCAAAGAGGCACCCCTCTGGTTTGCCGCCCTCTGCGACCGGCCACCGGAAGCCACCGTCACCCTGCTGATTCTGCCCCCGCTCGACTGGGCCACGAAAAAGACACGCTGGTACCAAACCCTCGAAAAAGGGGCGATCCTTGTCGAAACCCAAGCTCCGAGCCGCACGCAACTGCCCCAATGGTGGGCCGAACGGCTGCACGCCCAAGGGCAGCATGCCTCGCGCGAACTCTTGGCCTATTTGGCTGAATGCAGTGAAGGAAACCTGCTTGCCGCGAAACAACAACTGGTGCTCTTAGCCCTCCTCTTTCCACCCGGCCCCCTACCGGAAGCAGAGGTCCGCGCAGCAGTCGCCGAAGTCGCCCGCTTCGACCCGTTCGAACTGCGGCTTGCGGTCCTTACCCGCAACGCAACGCGCGCCGCCCGCCTGATCACCGCGCTGCGCGACGAAGGCGTAGCCGAAGCGCTCGTCCTCTGGGCGCTCGCTGCGGGCGTTCGCGCGCTTGCTCGAGCAAGCGAAGCCGCGGACCCGCGCGCGGTGGATGCGATCGCGAAAAGCGAAAAACTCTTCAGCCCTGTTGAAAAGCAGGCCTTGCGCAGCGCCACCCGATTGGAGTCCGCACAATGCCATCAGTGGCTCCGCCGAGTAGCACAACTCGACCGGATCGCCAAAGGGGTCGAAGCGGGTGACTTCTGGTGCGAAGCCGAACGTCTCGCGCTCGCGCTCAACCCCGCGACGCGCACCTCTGCCGACTTTTCCGTTACCTGGAGCACACTATGA
- a CDS encoding glutamate-5-semialdehyde dehydrogenase: MTETIDAYFDRLGQAARTAAQAIARAGTAQKNAALRAIADALDAARSDLTAANEHDLQAAHAAGLSPALIDRLTLSPKVIDAMIEGLEQIADLPDPVGEIRELRQRPSGIQVGRMRVPLGVVGIIYESRPNVTVDAAALCLKAGNAAILRGGKEAIHSNQAIARCVQQGLAAAQLPAMVVQVIERTERELVTRLVSSPQYVDVIVPRGGKGLIEAVAQAAKVPVIKHLDGNCHVYVHAAAKPEWVVPIVENAKTHRYGVCNAAETLLIDEAVAPRYLPEIGAMLARHGVEMRCCPKAWSLLHAAPQVPAELLKPATEADWATEYLAPILAIRVVTGLDDAIDHIARYSSHHTEAIITEDYSAAMRFLREVDSASVMVNASTRFADGFEYGLGAEIGISTDKFHARGPVGLEGLTSEKWIVLGHGTIRR; encoded by the coding sequence ATGACCGAAACCATCGACGCCTATTTCGACCGTCTGGGGCAAGCCGCGCGCACCGCCGCGCAAGCGATCGCGCGCGCGGGCACCGCACAGAAAAACGCGGCGCTTCGCGCGATCGCCGACGCGCTCGACGCTGCGCGTTCGGACCTTACCGCCGCTAACGAACACGACCTACAAGCGGCGCACGCAGCGGGCCTATCGCCCGCGCTGATCGACCGCCTCACGCTCTCCCCCAAAGTGATCGACGCGATGATCGAAGGGCTCGAACAGATCGCGGACCTACCCGACCCTGTCGGCGAAATCCGCGAACTTCGGCAACGCCCCTCCGGTATCCAAGTGGGCCGAATGCGCGTGCCGCTCGGCGTGGTTGGCATCATCTATGAATCGCGCCCGAACGTCACCGTCGACGCCGCGGCTCTCTGCCTCAAAGCGGGCAACGCGGCGATTCTTCGTGGCGGGAAAGAAGCGATCCACAGCAACCAGGCAATCGCCCGGTGCGTTCAGCAAGGATTGGCTGCGGCCCAGCTCCCGGCCATGGTCGTGCAGGTGATCGAACGAACCGAACGCGAACTCGTCACCCGCCTCGTGTCGTCGCCGCAATACGTCGATGTGATCGTGCCGCGCGGCGGCAAAGGGCTCATCGAAGCGGTCGCTCAAGCCGCGAAAGTCCCCGTGATCAAACACCTGGACGGCAATTGCCACGTCTACGTGCACGCTGCCGCGAAACCCGAATGGGTCGTCCCGATCGTCGAAAACGCCAAAACCCACCGCTACGGGGTCTGTAACGCCGCAGAGACGCTCTTGATCGACGAAGCGGTTGCCCCTCGCTACCTCCCCGAGATCGGCGCGATGCTCGCGCGCCACGGCGTCGAGATGCGTTGTTGCCCGAAAGCGTGGTCCCTCTTGCATGCCGCGCCACAAGTTCCTGCCGAACTGCTCAAACCGGCCACCGAGGCCGATTGGGCGACCGAATACCTCGCCCCGATCCTCGCGATTCGGGTCGTCACCGGGCTCGATGACGCGATCGACCACATCGCGCGCTACAGCTCGCACCACACCGAAGCGATCATCACGGAAGACTACTCGGCGGCGATGCGCTTTTTACGCGAAGTCGACTCCGCGTCGGTGATGGTAAACGCCTCGACGCGCTTCGCCGACGGGTTCGAATACGGATTGGGTGCCGAAATCGGTATCTCTACCGACAAATTCCACGCGCGCGGCCCTGTAGGCTTGGAAGGCCTGACCAGCGAAAAATGGATCGTACTGGGACACGGCACGATCCGCCGCTGA
- a CDS encoding chalcone isomerase family protein gives MVRTLIALFLSYVLLAAAPAQAEIKLGSATFPESITLDGTPLHLNGAGIRSKFIFHVYAMGLYLPQPVTLAEAALTSPPPRAIRIQLLRDLSGATFADALIEGLKQNQPQEALTAYQASIDTLRQAILSHSEYKENSVVLISEDKNGTVHITVQDKPLVEPIQQPGFFSLLLSIWLGPKPAQDSLKTELLKGSAS, from the coding sequence ATGGTTCGTACGCTCATCGCTCTATTTCTCTCTTACGTACTGCTCGCCGCAGCCCCTGCGCAGGCGGAAATCAAGCTGGGCAGCGCCACTTTCCCCGAATCGATCACCCTCGACGGCACGCCGCTCCATCTCAATGGCGCAGGAATCCGCAGCAAGTTCATCTTCCACGTCTACGCGATGGGGCTCTATCTGCCGCAACCGGTCACCCTGGCCGAAGCCGCGCTCACCAGCCCCCCGCCACGCGCGATCCGCATTCAACTGCTGCGCGACCTCTCGGGCGCCACGTTCGCGGACGCGCTGATCGAAGGGCTGAAACAGAATCAACCGCAGGAAGCGCTCACCGCTTATCAAGCCAGCATCGACACTTTGCGCCAAGCGATCCTTTCGCACAGCGAATACAAAGAAAACAGCGTCGTTTTGATCAGCGAAGACAAAAACGGAACGGTGCACATCACCGTTCAAGACAAACCGTTGGTCGAGCCGATTCAACAACCGGGCTTCTTTTCCCTGCTCCTGAGTATCTGGCTCGGCCCGAAACCCGCACAAGATTCCCTCAAAACCGAGCTCCTCAAAGGGAGCGCTTCCTGA
- a CDS encoding methylated-DNA--[protein]-cysteine S-methyltransferase — MPPQPKPNATLWVVARPLLAPFWLEIAATEDGTVIAATFRTDPPPSRPQANAPAAIHQLSHWLDTWLEAPATPLWPRVAPQGTPFQQRVWNALRTIPCGETRTYGALAAHLSTSPRAVGAACGANPCPIVIPCHRVVGKNGALIGFSGGHSGAWLDLKAWLLERENART; from the coding sequence ATGCCGCCCCAACCAAAACCCAACGCCACCCTGTGGGTTGTAGCCCGGCCGCTACTCGCCCCCTTTTGGCTGGAAATCGCGGCAACCGAAGACGGCACCGTGATTGCCGCTACGTTTCGCACCGATCCTCCACCGTCTCGTCCGCAAGCGAACGCCCCTGCGGCGATTCATCAACTCAGCCACTGGCTCGACACCTGGCTCGAAGCACCGGCAACCCCACTTTGGCCGCGGGTTGCACCACAAGGGACCCCATTTCAACAACGCGTCTGGAACGCGTTACGAACCATCCCCTGCGGTGAAACACGCACGTACGGTGCGCTTGCCGCGCACTTGTCTACCAGCCCGCGTGCGGTCGGCGCCGCGTGTGGCGCAAACCCCTGCCCGATCGTGATTCCCTGTCACCGAGTTGTCGGCAAAAACGGGGCGCTGATCGGCTTTTCCGGTGGTCATTCCGGTGCCTGGCTCGACCTCAAAGCATGGCTACTCGAGCGCGAAAACGCGCGAACGTGA
- the xerD gene encoding site-specific tyrosine recombinase XerD translates to MTRAKPVTLTPLSQQWIDAFIDHLWWEEGLSANTRASYRHDLTGFAQWLEQRNETFRTVTAVTLLTYLAEKPSKTASQRRLIACWRKFFGWLVREGKMAHNPCLTLTQPPLPPRLPKTLTENEVENLLQAPDPETLLGLRDKAILELLYATGLRVGELVTLHLAQLRLQEGWLIATGKGNKERLIPFGELAGEWLSRYLRDARPKLCKPHTTDALFLTQNGGAMTRQRCWQLIKRYAIAAGIDPRKISPHTLRHAFATHLLNHGADLRAVQMLLGHADISTTQIYTHVAHARLEALYHRHHPRA, encoded by the coding sequence GTGACGCGCGCCAAACCGGTTACGCTTACCCCCCTCTCCCAACAATGGATCGACGCGTTCATCGACCATCTGTGGTGGGAAGAGGGGCTGAGTGCAAACACCCGCGCGAGTTACCGCCACGACCTCACCGGCTTTGCCCAATGGCTCGAACAACGCAATGAAACTTTCCGCACGGTCACCGCGGTAACGCTCCTCACCTATCTGGCAGAAAAACCCAGTAAAACAGCTTCGCAACGGCGCCTGATCGCCTGTTGGCGGAAATTTTTCGGCTGGCTCGTCCGGGAAGGAAAAATGGCGCACAACCCATGCCTGACTTTGACCCAACCGCCTTTGCCGCCCAGATTACCCAAAACCCTCACCGAAAACGAAGTCGAAAACCTGCTGCAGGCCCCGGACCCGGAAACCCTGTTGGGTTTACGCGACAAAGCGATACTCGAACTCCTCTACGCAACGGGTCTTCGCGTCGGCGAATTGGTCACATTGCACTTGGCGCAATTGCGGCTCCAAGAAGGTTGGCTCATCGCCACGGGGAAAGGGAATAAAGAACGGCTGATCCCTTTTGGGGAATTAGCTGGCGAATGGCTGAGCCGTTACCTGCGTGACGCGCGCCCCAAACTCTGCAAACCGCATACCACCGATGCACTTTTTCTCACCCAAAATGGCGGAGCGATGACTCGGCAACGCTGTTGGCAATTGATCAAACGCTATGCCATCGCAGCAGGGATCGACCCGCGCAAAATTTCCCCCCATACCCTACGCCATGCGTTTGCCACCCACTTATTGAATCATGGCGCCGATTTACGCGCGGTCCAGATGTTACTTGGCCACGCCGATATCAGTACCACACAAATCTATACCCATGTCGCGCACGCCCGTCTCGAAGCGCTCTACCATCGCCACCACCCCCGCGCCTAA